The following coding sequences lie in one Vanessa atalanta chromosome 1, ilVanAtal1.2, whole genome shotgun sequence genomic window:
- the LOC125064594 gene encoding mitochondrial ribonuclease P protein 1 homolog produces MNYLRTFVSIARRPILKTTFNRSRIIQTNLIEISRPFVSQTEVEDEMETFVTELCKGDKELEKKFRVLMLEVEVMRQDGRFAPDKIQLDQWQHLLELPSRNQRANYLTFLWKTEKRKENQKAKKEARRKEFENSPPQEIKEYPDDLSYGIKYQSLFLRIRDQSINYFDNYRALQAMTYGQSVVIDCSYEDHMVRREITNAAKQMTFVFGDNRIHKDPFNLHICNVNMKGEFMKQLKKNIPSIIEPWFPLNIHTTSYLDVFPKDKLVYLTPHCREELTTFDPDSVYIIGCMVDKINNEPLSLAKAKKDGLKMAKLPLDRYLEWAPGSKKNLNINHMVPILLDLRLTGDWEFALRHIPRRKLMETKIMAMQKMLQNTSFAKKEIYKKFQGVPRQKNYLSRDEKKFKSKRTLYDDDNV; encoded by the exons atgaattatttgagAACATTTGTATCAATTGCTCGGCGACCGATACTGAAAACAACATTTAATCGAAGTCGTATTATTCAAACAAACTTAATTGAAATTTCGCGACCTTTTGTATCACAAACAGAAGTTGAAGATGAAATgg AAACGTTTGTCACTGAGCTTTGTAAAGGTGACAAAGAACTAGAAAAAAAATTCAGAGTATTAATGCTTGAAGTTGAAGTAATGCGTCAGGATGGTCGCTTTGCTCCAGACAAAATCCAATTGGATCAGTGGCAACATTTATTAGAATTACCTAGTAGAAATCAAAGagctaattatttaacatttctaTGGAAAACTGAAAAGAGAAAGGAAAACCAAaaa gCTAAAAAAGAAGCTAGAAGAAAGGAATTTGAAAACTCACCTCCACAAGAAATTAAGGAATATCCAGATGACCTCTCATATGGCATCAAATACCAATCATTGTTCCTTCGCATCCGTGATCAATCAATCAACTATTTTGACAattatag GGCTCTACAAGCAATGACTTATGGTCAATCAGTTGTTATTGATTGCTCCTATGAGGATCACATGGTACGAAGAGAAATAACAAATGCTGCAAAGCAAATGACTTTTGTCTTTGGTGACAATAGAATACACAAAGATCCATTTAATTTACacatatgtaatgttaatatgaaaggtgaatttatgaaacagttgaaaaaaaatattccatctATAATTGAGCCATGGTTTCCATTGAACATTCACACCACAAGCTACCTTGATGTATTTCCTAAAGATAAACTTGTTTATCTTACACCACACTGTCGTGAAGAGTTAACAACATTTGATCCAGACAGTGTATACATTATTGGCTGTATGGTTGACAAG ATCAATAATGAACCTCTATCATTAGCAAAGGCTAAAAAAGATGGCCTTAAAATGGCTAAACTACCTCTTGACAGATACTTGGAATGGGCACCCGGATCaaagaaaaatctaaatataaatcacaTGGTGCCTATTCTTTTGGATTTAAGACTGACTGGTGATTGGGAATTTGCATTAAGGCATATTCCAAGAAGAAAACTCATGGAAACGAAAATTATGGCCATGCAGAAGATGTTGCAAAACACTTCTTTtgcaaaaaaagaaatatataaaaaattccaAGGAGTACCTAGGCAGAAAAATTATTTATCCCGTGatgaaaaaaagtttaaatcaaAGAGAAcattatatga